Part of the Rhipicephalus sanguineus isolate Rsan-2018 chromosome 5, BIME_Rsan_1.4, whole genome shotgun sequence genome is shown below.
aaAGTAGGAAAACAAGGGCACTATATAAAAGGTACGTCCATCTTCGACAACTCAACCGACATCCAGAAAAGACAAATCATGAAGGCCCTGGTGAGCGCACGTCTGTTTTCATCACCGTTGTGTCTGTCTTTAGGCCCCGTTGTTGATAATGGGGCGAAAATGGTTCCACTCCAGACAGCAGAAATGAGATAAACCATATGTCTTAATCTGAGTGACATGAACAGTTGTTCTTTTATATGTACTCCGTACTACGTGTCTTTTGAATCACCGTTTTCTGATTCACTGATGTCTTTGGTGCGCCATTCACTGATTTGACTTgtttaagaaaaataataaaacgagCACCAATAACGAGCAGTGGCTGAGAATATTGCCTGCAAAATATGTATCAAAATTACCGCAACTAGAAATAGCTCAGCAACACTGTTATTTATCCAGAGTGACACATAATTTTCAGTCCGTGTTTTTGTTTGTTGTACAGCGATAGGAAATGTTTTTGTGGCTTTTTGCGAACCTGTGAGAAACCAGGATCTGACACAATAAGAAGCTCGTAGCGCAAAGTTTAGATGAATTTTGGTCTACGGCAAACTTAAATATGCTAATTTACTGTGAAATTTGTTTTTATTGTCCAGCTAACTATCTGCGTCATCGGCTTGGTGCTGTCTGTGGCCAACGCCATCCTGCTTAAGGGGCTCGCACTTGGAGCCCTTGGGCTTGGTGCTGGAGCACTTCTTGGTGCCGGTCTAGCCCGTGGTGGCGGCGGAGGATATGGCCACTACGCACCCTATCCAATGGCCTGGCACGGCGGATATGGAGGCGGATACGGAGGGCACTACAGTGGATCTTACCATGGTAGCTACCACGGAAGCTACGGTGGCTATGGTGGTGGCTTTGGCCCTGGATTCTACTAGTTTCAAGAAAAACTTCACAACTTTCGGCAAATGGTAAGTGCCCGAAGATGTTGCGGACGTGTAAATATATACTGGTTATCAATGGGTGTGTCAAGGAATCTAACGGTGCTATCTATGTCTATTGCTGAAATTACAAAATTTCAATAATCTGCAAACGTTATATCCAGTAGTGTAGAAGTGATGGTGTTTAACATATGACGAATGGAACACATGAATTAATCACAGTCAACTAGTCGCCGAGCCTGTACGagccaattttttttcgaaatgtaGTACCGGATGAGGCAGACAAAATCTTGTAGAATGCACAAACAGGGCCtggaacataggtcggcaaactcactcatgagtcgactcactgagactcactcatactcagatcgggccgtgagtctgagtctgagtgattctgggtgaataatattttggtgagtttgagtccgagtgagttcggttgatgaaaactttagtgagtctgagtccgagtgagtccggctgaggaaaatatgggtgagtgtgagtccgagtgagcccttaacgcaaaatatatttctcgagtgagtctgagtgagctccaccttttgttgccgacctatggtcctatctactcatcttcagcattattatcagccttatatcggcttacgtttatactcaagtctattcacacatatctcaacgcacttgCGTTCATGGGCCACCTCAATAATTAtagatcagaggcgtgagttaggggggggggtgccatgacctacTCCGCAAGCTCTTTCACGAAACGTTTTATAAAAATATCTCTtgtgagtcgtgtatttcataaaacTGTTCTTACTGAATttaaaccactgataactcgtaattgaaggtacaagatcaaaaggcgtatcgtagagcaccgatattggcgttaaagagcattgacaccttgATCGAAAAAGCAAAttgtacgctaacggactcatgagtcgactcactcaggctcatgataagcagaggggcgcgatacaacagtacacaaaaggaaaagaatggaCGCGGGACTACGCGCTAtaactcagactcaggtcaagccgtgagtctgagactgagtgagtccGACGGAGTTTTATggtggtgagattgagtccgagtgagtccggttgaaaaaacgtttagtgagtcagtccgagtgagtctggttgaggagaattttggtgagtctgagtcgcaGTGAGCCCTTagaacaaaatatatttcgtgagtgagtctgagtgagctcgaatttatttgccgacctatggcctgGAATCGATCAGCTCTGTACGTTAACCTATTAAGGCGGTTGAAACGCCAAAAAATGCATGGTGTTCACAATTTCAGAGAAAATCGGCTAGTCAtaggaaacattttttttctgttcttctttCTGAATTTTCTGTTTTTTCCTTCCCGTGCTACGCGCAACAATTTTTTGGCATAGTTATTGCTGAGACACGGATCAGAAAACACTGCGTAATTATACATCTCTATGATTGtagcaagaaaaataaaacagtgtgcttAGCTCAGTGAGCTGGGCCTCAACGACAGTAATGCTGCAGAGCAAGCACTTCACGTTCGAGATATAATTGACTGCAGAATCGTATACA
Proteins encoded:
- the LOC125758633 gene encoding glycine-rich protein 3-like, which codes for MKALLTICVIGLVLSVANAILLKGLALGALGLGAGALLGAGLARGGGGGYGHYAPYPMAWHGGYGGGYGGHYSGSYHGSYHGSYGGYGGGFGPGFY